A region of the Leucobacter komagatae genome:
CAGACGTCATTGAGGGCGCCCGCGCGATCAGCTTCGGGCTCGACTCGCCGCCTCCGAGCGGCTTCGGGGTCGTCGAGGGCATCCTCGTCGACCGCGGCTTCCACACCGGCCGCCGCGACGAGGCCTACGAGCTCGTCACGGTTGACGAGCTCAAGGATCGCGGCATTGGCCAGCCCCACATGGGCCTGAACATCCTCGCCGCGGCAGCGCTCGCGCGCTCGCGCGGCGTCGAGCCGGCCGAGATCGCGAGCGCCGTGCTGAGCTTCACCCCCGACGCGCACCGCGCCCAGCAGCTCGGCGAGCACGCCGGGGTGCGCTGGGTCGACGACTCGAAGGCAACGAACGTGCACGCGGCTGACGCGTCGCTGAAGGCGCTGTCTGGCGTCGTGTGGGTCGTCGGCGGGTTGCTCAAGGGAGTCGACATCACGCCGCTCGTCACCGAGCACGCGTCGCGGCTGCGCGCCGCGGTCGTCATCGGCGCTGATCGCGCAGAGGTGCTCCGCATCCTCGCCGAGCAGGCCCCGGGCGTTCCGGTCGCCGAGGTCACTGCCGAGCGCGGGCTCGACGTCATGCGGGAGGCCGTTCGCGCTGCCGCTGGGCTCGCGCAAGCGGGCGACACCGTGCTGCTCTCGCCGGCCTCGGCGTCGATGGACCAGTTCGCCGACTACGCAGATCGCGGGAGGGCGTTCCAGGACGCGCTGCGGGAGCTTGCGGCGGATTCGGAGTAGCTGATGGCTGCGCGGGGCGGGGGAGCAGGCAGCGGAAAATCCGTGCCGCCCGTCGCCGGTACCCGGATCTCGCTCGGCGCCGGCGCGAAGACGGGCAACAACCGCACGGTTGCGCTGCTCTGGGGCATCACGCTGTTTCTCACCGGCATCGGGCTCATCATGGTGCTCTCGGCGTCGTCCGTGACCTCGTACACCCAAGACCAGGGCTCGCTCGGGGGCTTCACGCGGCAGCTCGTTTTCGCCGCCCTTGGCCTGCCGCTCATGGTGTTCGCCGCGACCCGCAAGCTCGACTTCTGGAAGCGCTGGGCCTGGTGGTTCTTCGGCGCGGGCCTGCTGCTGCAGGCGCTCGTCTTCACGCCTCTCGGTTTCGCCGTCGGCGGCAACCGCAACTGGCTGCTCATAGGCAACATCCAGGCGCAGCCCTCTGAAGCGCTGAAGCTCGCGCTCGTGGTCTGGATCGGGGCGGTGCTCCTGAAGAAGGAGAAGTACCTCGGGCAGGTGTCGCACGAGCTCGTGCCGGTCATCTTCCCCGGCGCGCTGCTCGCCCTCGGCCTCGTGCTCGGAGGCCGCGATCTCGGCACCGTGCTCATCATGGCGGCGCTCGTGATCGGCGCAATGTACTTTGGCGGAGTGAGCTTCAAGTCGCTCGGCATCATCATCGCGGGCGGCGTCATCGCGACGATCTTCTTCGTCGTGACGAGCGAGAACCGAATGAAGCGACTGTTCGAGCATTCCGGAGGCGAGTCTGACTACTCCGGCATCGGGTGGCAGCCGCAGCACGGTATGTGGGCGCTCGCGAACGGCGGGCTGTTCGGTGTCGGCCTGGGCGGGTCGAAGGCGAAGTGGAACTGGCTGCCAGCGGCCGACAACGACTACATCTTCGCGATCATCGGTGAAGAGCTCGGGTTCGTGGGCGCGATGCTCGTGATCGCGCTGTTCATCGTGCTCGCCGTGCTCATGCTGCGGGTGATCTCGCAGGCGCGCGACCGGTTCGGGCGCGCCGTCGTCGGCGGAGCGCTCGTGTGGATTGTCGGGCAGGCGTTCGTGAACATCGGTGTCGTGATTCGCATCTTCCCCGTGCTCGGCGTGCCCCTGCCGCTCATCAGCTCCGGCGGTACCGCGCTCGTGTCGTGTCTCGTCACGATGGGGGTCGTCATCTCGGTCGCGCGCGACGCGAAAGCCTACCGCGAGGAACTTGCGGAGGGCGTATCCGTGGCACGATAGGTGCATGACGACGTATCTCCTCGCCGGCGGCGGCACCGCCGGCCATGTGAACCCCCTGCTCGCTCTCGCCGATCGGATTCGGGCTCGGGAAGCGGACGCTGAGATCGTTGTCCTCGGCACGCAGGAGGGGCTCGAGGCTCGCCTCGTGCCCGAGCGCGGCTACGAGCTCTCGACGATTGCGAGGCTCCCGTTCCCGCGCCGCCCGAACGGGTATGCGCTGACATTCCCCGCGAAGTACTTCGGGGCGATCCGCGAGGTTCGCGAGCTCATTCGCGCGCGCGGCGTCGACGTCGTCGTCGGGTTCGGTGGCTACGCCTCCGCGCCCGCGTACCGGGCGGCGGCGAAGGAAGGTATCCCGTCGGTGATCCACGAGGCGAACGCGAAGCCGGGAATGGCGAACAAGCTCGGCGCGAAGTCCACCGAGTTTGTCGGCGTGACGTTTGCGGGAACCCCGATCCGGCACGCCCGGGTGACAGGCATGCCGTTGCGCCCCGAGATCGAGGAGCTTGACCTCGGAGCGCTGCGCGGCGAGGCCCGCGCGCACTTCGGCTTTGACCCTGAGCGGCCGACGCTGCTCGTGACGGGCGGCTCCCTCGGCGCGCGAGCGATCAACCGGGGTATCTCCGGGTCGGCGCGAGCAATCGTCGACGCTGGGGTGCAGGTGCTGCACGTCTGGGGTGGGCTGACTGAGCTTGAGGATCCAGGCGTGCCCGGGTACCAGGTCATCGAGTACTGCGATCGCATGGACCTCGCGTTCGCCGCGTGCGACCTCGCGATCTCCCGCGCGGGCTCCACGACGGTGAGCGAGCTCTCTGGCCTCGGCGTTCCCGCGGTGTTCGTGCCGCTCAGCCATGGCAACGGCGAACAGCGCGCGAACGCGGCGGGTGTCGTTGGCGCAGGCGGCGCTCTCATGGTCGACGACGCCGAGCTCACGCCCGCGTGGGTCACGGGCACGCTTCTACCGCTCCTCGCCGATCGCGACAGGCTCGCCGACATGTCGGCACGCGCGAAGGGCGCAGGCGCGCTCGACGGCACCGCGAAGCTGTACGACCTCGTGCGCGAAGCCCTTGCGTCCCGGTAGCGCGGCGCCCGCCATCGCCCCGCGCTCGTGGGCGATGCTCGCCGTGATGGTGTTCGGGCAGGCCTCAACCACGGTGGTGACCGCGACGCCCGCCTTCCTCATTCCGTACCTCCACGCCGACCAGGGCATGAGCCTTGCGAGCGCCGGCATGCTCGCGGGTGCCCCGCACCTCGGCCTGGTGCTCACGCTCATCGCGTGGGGCGCGCTCACCGACCGCGTCGGCGAGCGGCGGGTGCTGCTTGTCGGTCTGAGCCTCACGACGCTCGCGGTCGTTGCGTCGATGGCGGCGCAGGGGTTCGTGTGGCTCGGGGTGGCGCTCGTCGCGAGCGGCGCGATGTCCGCCTGCATCAACAACGCGAGTGGCCGCCTCATCACCGGCTGGTTCCCGGCGGAGAAGCGCGGCCTTGCGATGGGCATCCGCCAGACCTGCCAGCCCGTCGGCATGGCGATCGCCGCCCTTGCCGTGCCCGCGCTCGCGAATGCGTTCGGGATCGTTGGGGCGCTCGCATTCGGCGGCGCACTCACGCTCATCAGCCTGCTCGCGTGCGCCGTCATCGTCGTCGACCCGATGATCCCCGCAAAGGCACTCGCGCAGGCGAGCAGCAACCCGTACCGCGAATCGTCAGCGCTCGCGCGCATCCACGCGGTGTCCGTGCTGCTCGTGATCCCGCAGTTCGTGCTCTCGTCGTTCGGGCTCGTCTGGTTCGTGATCGGCTTCGGCTGGAGCGAGCTCGCGGCAGGCGCCCTCGTCGCCGGAGCACAGCTCATCGGTGCCGCGGGGCGCATCGCTGCCGGCGTCTGGAGCGACCGGGCGAGTTCGCGGCTGCGGCCGATCAGGCTCATCGCGCTCGCGTGCGCGGCGCTGCTCGTCATTTCGGCCGCGTTCGGCTGGGCCGACTGGGCGATCCCGGCAGCGGTCGCGTACGTGCTCGTGAGCTGCGTGAGCGTCGCTGACAACGGGCTCGCCTTCACCGCGGTCGCCGAGATTGCGGGGCCGCGCTGGTCTGGTAGGGCGCTCGGCGCGCAGAACACGGGCCAGTTCCTCGCGTCTGGCCTGCTGCCGCCGCTCATCGGCGCCATGATCGCGTCTCTTGGCATGCCAGCGACGCTCGCGCTCGTCGCGCTCGCGCCGCTCCTTGCGGCGCCCGTGCTGCCGTCGGAAGAGCTCGCTCACGCGACGGCGAAGCGCACCGTCAAAGCGGTACGCTAGAGGCGCGCACGGGCGGCGGGATCGAGACTGGATCTGGCAGCCGCCCGCACCCAACCCGCTGAGGAGGCACCCTGATGATCTATCCCGATCTCGAGCTTGAGATCCCTGAAGACCTCGGGCGCGTGCACTTCGTGGGTATCGGCGGGGCGGGGATGAGCGCGATCGCGCACATGATGCACGCGGCGGGCGTCGTCGTGACGGGCTCCGACCGCGGCGCGAACTACAGCACTCAGGCGCTCGAAGCCGCGGGGGTGCGCGTCGCTGTCGGTCACGCCCCGGAGAACGTCGGCGATGCCGACACGCTCGTCGTGACGGGCGCGCTATCGGAAGACAACCCCGAATACTTGCGGGCGCGCGAGCGCGGGATCCCGGTGCTGCACCGGTCGCAGGCCCTCGCCTGGCTGGCGCGCTCGAAGCGCCTCGTTGCGGTCGCCGGCGCGCACGGCAAGACGACGTCAACCGGCATGCTCGCGACCGCGCTCCGCGGCCTCGGGCAAGATCCGTCGTTCGTCAACGGCAGCGTCATCGCGGGCATCGGCGCCGCGTCGGCCGCCGGGGCAGACGACCTGTTCGTCATCGAGGCTGACGAGAGCGACAAGTCGTTCCTCATCTACGACACGCAGGTCGCGCTCATCACGAACGTTGACCCCGAGCACCTCGACTTCTTCGGGTCGCGCGAGAACTTCATGGCCGCCTTCGTCGACTTTGCGAGGGGCGCGAGCGATCTCCTCGTGATTTCCTCCGACGACCCCGGTGCACTCGAGGTGCTCGAAACACTGCGGGCCGAAGGAACCTCGGCCCCGGTGCGCACCTTTGGCTTCGCCGACGGCGCCGACGTGCGCATCGTCAACGTCGACACGACCGCGCGGGCGCGGGTCGAACTCGAGATTGCGGGGGAGCGGTTCACCGAGCAGCTCGGTGTTTTCGGTCGCTACAACGCTGTGAACGCGGCTGGCATCGTCGCGGTGCTCACTGGCCTCGGGTTCGACCCAGCTGAGTCGCTGCGCGCGGTATCGGCATTCACCGGTACCCACCGGCGCTTCGAATCGCACGGCGAGCCCGGCGGCGTGCGGCTCTACGACGACTACGCGCACCACCCAACCGAGGTCGCCGCGCTCCTCGACTCGGCGCGGTCGGTGGCGGGCGAAGGGAAGCTCGTCGTCGTGCACCAGCCGCACCTGTTTAGTCGCACACGCACCTTCCACCGGGAGTTCGCTGAGGCGTTCGCGATCGCCGACCACACGATCGTGCTCGAGATCGACCCCGTGCGCGAAGCGCCAGACCCCGCGACGACCGGAGCGCTCGTCACCGAGTCGTTCGCTGACCCGAGCCGGGCGAGCTACATCGACAGCTGGGATGCCGCGGTCGCAAAGGCCGTCGAGCTGACCTCACCCGGTGACCTCGTGCTTGTCGTCGGCGCGGGCAACGTCTACAAGATCGTGCCGCAGCTCGCAGCAGCGCTGAGCGGGGCGGCCGAGGATTCGGGCCGCGAGTGAAGCGCCCCGGCGGGTTCGACCCGGGATCGAACCCCGAGGCTGAGCGCCTCGCGGCGGAGGCGAGGGAGCAGCGGGAAGCTGAGGCCCGCGCTGCCGAGGCGCGGGAGGCGGCAGCCCGTGACGCCGCAGCGCGTGAGGCCGCAGCCCGTGAAGCCGACGCCGTGGCTGCTGCGCGGCCGGCCGATGAACAGGTGACCGAGGATATCTCGTCCTCGCTCGATCTTGAGAAGCTGCGGGCCGTGCCCGACCGCGTGCGCTCGCTGTTGCCGAAGCGCGAGCCGCGCGACGTTGACCCCGTGGTCGCCGCCGAGAAGCGCCTGCGGGTGGCCGAGCGGCAGAACAAGCGTCGGCGGAAGCGCGAGACGCGGCGGTTCACCGCCGAGTCGCGCAGGCGCCGCAGGCGCGTGCTCATCGTGCTCGCGACGGTCGCCGGTCTCCTGCTGTTTGTCGCCGTCGGAGCGTTCACCCCGATCATGTCGGTGCGCGACGTGCGGGTCGAGGGCGCGGCGAGCGTGGACGCCGAGGCGGTCACGGCCGCACTCGCGGAGTTTGATGGGGTGCCGCTCGCGCTGGTTGACGAAAACGACGTGCTGCGCGCGCTTGAGCCGTTCCCGCTGATCCAGCGCTTTGCCGTCGAGCGCGTCCCGCCGCAGACGCTGATTGTGCGAATCGAAGAGCGCGAGCCGGTCGTCGCGCTGCAGGAGGGCGACGTGCTGCGCCTCTACGACGCGGCGGGGGTGGTGCTCGGTGAGGTCGCAGAGCGGCCGGAGGGGGTTCCGCTCGGCAGCAGCGCGATGCGGAATACCTCATCAAAGGGCTTCCTTGCGGCCTCGAAGGTCGTCCGCGACATGCCCGCCGGGCTGCGCGCCCAGCTCGCCGAGGTGAACTCGGTGAGCGGGCAGGATGTCACGTTCCAGCTCACGAGCGGCGTCGAGGTGTTCTGGGGGAACCCCGAAGAAACGAAGCGGAAATCGCTCGTGCTCGAAACGATGCTCAAGTCTCTCGGCGACCGCCCGGTGAGCCATATTGACGTCTCGTCGACTGAGTCGCCCATCTTCAAGTAGTTTCGCGGCGTGTCGAGTGCGGCTCGCGCCCGGTCACCCCATACCGTTGACACGAAAGCGTATACGGCAATACTAACTTTGAAGTTCAAGTAGAACTTTAATGTTGCTCGTACTTGAAGGTTGAGGGGACCAGGTGGCCATGAACCAGAACTACCTCGCGGTGATCAAAGTTGTCGGCGTTGGCGGCGGCGGCGTCAATGCCGTGAACCGCATGATCGAGCTCGGGCTCCGCGGCGTCGAGTTCATTGCGGTGAACACTGACGCGCAGGCCCTGCTCCTGAGTGACGCCGACGTCAAGCTCGACGTCGGCCGCGAGCTCACCCGCGGTCTCGGCGCCGGAGCCGACCCCGAGGTTGGCCGCCGCGCTGCCGAAGACCACGCGGAAGAGATCGAGGAGGCCCTCGCCGGGGCCGACATGGTCTTCGTCACCGCTGGCGAGGGCGGCGGAACCGGCACCGGTGCTGCCCCCGTCGTTGCGCGCATTGCGAAGTCGATTGGCGCCCTCACCATCGGCGTGGTCACCCGCCCCTTCAGCTTCGAAGGCAAGCGCCGCGCTGCGCAGGCCGACGCCGGCGTCAACACGCTGCGCGAGGCCGTCGACACGCTCATCGTCGTGCCGAACGACCGCCTGCTCGAGATCAGCGAGCCCGGCATCAGCATGATTGACGCGTTCGCCGCGGCCGACCAGGTGCTCCTGGCCGGCGTGCAGGGCATCACTGACCTCATCACGACCCCCGGCCTCATCAACCTTGACTTCGCAGACGTGAAGTCTGTCATGCAGGGTGCCGGCTCCGCGCTCATGGGCATCGGCTCGGCCCGCGGTGCCGACCGCGCGATCAAGGCTGCCGAGCTCGCGGTCGCCTCGCCGCTGCTCGAAGCGTCAATCGAGGGTGCGCACGGCGTGCTGTTCTCGATCCAGGGTTCCTCGAACCTCGCGCTGAGCGAGATCACCGAGGCCTCCACGCTCGTGCAGGATGTGGTGCACCCCGAGGCGAACATCATCTTCGGTACCGTCATCGACGAGACCCTCGGCGACGAGGTGCGCGTGACGGTCATTGCCGCTGGTTTCGACGAGGAGCCCAACGTGCAGAACCGCTCGGCCGCCGCCGACCGTGGGCGTCGCGCGGGTCACGTTGAGAGCATCGAGGAGGCGTCGGCTGTGAGCGCGGCGCTCGCCGGTACCGGCGCTCGGGCGACCGACGCTGCCTCGGCCGACGAGCCGGGCGAATTTGGAGGTGCGCTCGCGCACCCGCCCGTTGAAGAGCAGCTGCGCGACCCCGCGTTCGACGGAGACGATGACGACGATCTCGACATCCCGGCATTCCTGAGGTAGGTGCGGCGTGAGTCTCACCGAAGCTCAGCCCGGCTACGAGGGCCTTGCGGATCGCCTGCACGCCGTGCAGAGCGGAATCGCGGACGCGTGCCGAGCGGCCGGGCGCGACGCTTCCGAGACGACGCTCATCGTGGTGACGAAGTTTCACCCGGCGAGCCTCGTCTCGGCGCTCGCCGACCTCGGGGTCCGCGACATTGGCGAGAACCGGCACCAGGAGGCCCAGGCGAAGGCCGCGGAGCTCTCGGGGCTCGACCTGAACTGGCACTACATTGGGCAACTGCAAACCAAGAAAGCCCGGCAGGCTGCGCAGTACGCTTCGGCCATCCACTCGATTGACCGGGCTCGGCTCGTGGATGCGCTCGCGAGTGCCGACCGGACGGTCGACGCGTTTCTGCAGATCAACCTCACCGACGACCCCGGTCGCGGGGGAGCGGCGCCGAGCGAGATCGAGTCGCTCACGGAGCAGATGCTCGGAACCCCGACGCTTCGACTCAGGGGAGTCATGGCGGTCGCCCCGCTCGAGGAAGCCGCAGCGAGCGCGTTCGAACGACTTGCCGGGTATTCCGACCGCGTGCGCGCCCTGGCCCCCGAGGCCACTGCGATCTCCGCAGGAATGACCCACGACTACGCGGAGGCTATCGCGGCCGGGGCGACACACCTGCGGATCGGCAGCGCAATCACAGGAAACCGGCCAGATGCCCGATAGTCTCAGTGCAAACAACCGTTGGGAGAACAGATGAGCAACCCGTTGAAGAAGACAATGGTGTTCCTCGGACTTGCCGAGGAGGGCCTCGAAGAGGAACCGGTCGTTCAGGCCGCGCCCGAGCGTGACCCTGCTCCCGCGGCCCAGGCCGCTGCGAAGCCGAGCCAGGCACCGCGCCCGGCCGTCGCGCCGCTGCGCCGCGTGACTCCCGTTCGCAATCAGGCACCACAGGCAATGAACGAGATCTTTACCGTCCACCCGACCGCGTACCGTGATGCGCAGGTTATCGCCGAGAGCTTCCGCGACGGCATCCCCGTCATCATGAACCTCTCCCGCATGAGCGACGAAGAGGCCAAGCGCCTCATCGATTTCTCGAGCGGCCTGACGCTCGGCCTCAACGGCCGGATCGAGCGCGTCACCAGCAAGGTCTTCCTCTTGACCCCCGAGCACATTGAAGTCGGAAGCGACGAGCCCCAGGCCGAAGCCGACGGGTCCTTCTTCGTGGCGCCCTCCGCATAGTGGAGATCGTCTATATCTTCACCACCGTTGTGCGCATCGCACTGCGGCTGTTCGTGCTGCTCTTGTGGGCGAGGTTTGTGCTCGACTGGGTAACGGTGCTGGCGCGTGGGTTCCGGCCCAAGGGTATCCTCGCGATCATCGTTGAGGCCGTCTACATGATCACGGATCCTCCGATCCGAATGTTCCGCAAGATCCTTCCTCCCATCCGCCTCGGCCAGGTCGCGCTTGACCTCGGCTGGTTCTTGACCATGTTCGCCTGCATTATTTTGCTCCGGATTATCCCGGGCTGGGCGTAAACACCGTAAGCTCATTGAGAATTTGCTAGCGTTGACGTGTAGACCGCGCAAGCGGTCCCACCCACAGAAAGAGATTTAACGATGGCCCTAACTCCTGAAGACGTTGTGAATCAGAAGTTCACGATCACGAAGTTCCGTGATGGCTACGATCTCGATCAGGTCGATGACTTCCTCGACACGGTCGTTGAAGAGATCCGTCAGCGCGACGCAGAGAAGCAGGAGCTAGAGGCGAAGATCGCCGAGCTCACCGCACAGCTTGAGGAGCGCGCTGCCGTCGCTCCCGCCGACGAGACGATCGTCGTCGACGCGCCCGTCGCGGCTGTGGCCCCCGAGCCCGTGGCGCCGGCACCCGCCGCAGACGACAGCGCACAGCGCCCCGACGCCATCAAGTCGAGCGCGATGCTGCAGATGGCACTCGAGCTGCACGACAAGTACGTCAGCGAGGGTGAGACCACCCGCGACGACCTCATCAACGCAGCTCAGACCAAGAGCACCCAGATGGTCGACGACGCCGAGCGCACCGCGCGCGAGCTCGTCGAGGAGGCACAGAAGCGCCGCACCGACGAACTCCGCGCGCACAGCGACGAAATGGAGCGCCTCAACCAGGTGGTTGCCGAGCTTCGCGGCTTCGAGAGCGAGTACCGCTCGACGCTCCGCTCGTACATCCAGTCCCAGCTTCGTGACCTCGACAGCTCGCCCGAGCCGCTCGTGAGGCCTGAGGGCCTCGAGTAAATCGAGGGTGAAGACAGCATCTTCAGCAGCAGCGGCACCAACTACCCGTCGTAGGGTGTTGGTGCCGCTGCTGCTCGTTGTCGTAGCGGCCACCGTACTGGTGAGCGACCAGCTCGTCAAGAACTGGGTTGTCGCGAACCTGCCCGAGGGCGAGAGCGTTCCCGTCATCGGCGAGTTCCTCCAGTGGCACTTCGTACGGAATCCCGGCGCCGCGTTCTCGATCGCGAGCGGGCAGACGTGGATCTTCACGATCCTCTCTGCCGTGGTCGTCGGCGTCATCGTCTGGCAGATTCGCAGGCTGCGCTCCATTCCCTGGGCGCTGTTCCTGGGGCTGCTGCTCGGCGGTGTGCTGGGCAATCTTACCGACAGGCTGACACGGGAGCCCGGGTTCCCTGAGGGCCACGTCGTCGACTTCATCTTCACGCCGTGGATGATGCCCGCGATCTACAACATCGCTGACATCGGCATCGTGAGCGGCATGATCCTCTTCGTGCTCATCACCATCTTCGGGCTGAAGATCGAGGGCGGTCGCGAGAAGCGCGGCGCCGACGCCGACGCACCAGAGGCCGACGACGCAGACGCATCTGCCGCCGACGACGAGAGGGCCGATGGTGGAACACCGTAGCCTGCCAGTGCCCGATGGGCTTACCGGCGAGCGCGCTGACGCCGCGCTCGCAAAACTACTCGGGTTTTCCAGGAGCTTCGCGCAGGAAGTCATCGCTGCCGGAGGCGTTGCGCTCGACGGCGAGATCATCCCGAAGTCCGCTCGTCTCGCCGCCGGCGCGATGCTCGAGGTGAGCTGGGAGGAGAAGACGGGCCCGACCGTCGTGCCCGTGCACCTCCCCGAGCTCGGCATCGTGTACGACGACGAAGACCTTGTCGTGATCGACAAGCCAGCGGGCGTTGCCGCGCACCCCTCGCTCGGGTGGACCGGCCCGACCGTGCTCGGTGCCCTCGCCGGCGCCGGTTACCGCATCGCCACCTCGGGCCCGCCCGAGCGGCAAGGGATCGTGCACCGGCTCGACGCTGGTACGAGCGGACTCATGATCGTGGCGAAGAGCGAGCGCGCCTACAGCCTCCTCAAGCGCGCCTTCCGAGACCGCGAGGTGACGAAGATTTACCACGCCGTCGTGCAGGGGCACCCCGACCCGTTCTCGGGCACGATCGAGGGCCCCATCGGCCGCCACCCCGGCCACGAGTGGAAGTTCGCGGTGACGAGCGACGGAAAGCCGTCGATCACGCACTACGAGACGCTCGAAGCGTTCCCGTTTGCGACCCTCCTCGAGGTTGAGCTCGAGACGGGCCGTACGCACCAGATTCGCGTGCACATGTCGGCCCAGCGCCACCCGTGCGTCGGCGACGCGATGTACGGCGCAGACCCGGTGCTGTCCGAACGCCTCGGCCTCACGCGCCAGTGGCTGCACGCGATGCGGCTCGGGTTCCGGCACCCGGGCACGGGCGAGCCCGTTGAGTTCGAGTCGACCTACCCGGCCGATCTGCAGCACGCGATCGACGTTCTCGACGCCTGACCCGCTGATGTGAGCCCACCGCAGATCCTGCGGTGGGCTCAGCGCTTTCGGCAGTCCCATAGCTTTGGGCGGCTACCGTGAGGTTGGTGACGCCCGGATCGGCACCATGAGGACCTCCTGCCTCTTCTCGAAAGGGGAGCGCTGTGCCGAAACAACCTCTTAGGGTGCTTTCGCTGAGCTGGGCCATACCCGAACACATCGGCGGCATGACCTCGGCCATGCTCGACCGTTCTGCGATGCTCGCCGAGGCCGGCTACGCCTGCGAGACGATGCTTTTTGTGCCGACGCAGCGGCGTGAGCACGACCGTGAGCGGCTCGCCGCAGAGGGGAGGCTGCCCGCCGCCGGGCCACTCACGAACCTCTGGGATATTCTCGCGGTCGCAGACACGCCGCGCCCTCCCGCGCGCGGGCTGCGGTTCACCGACGCCGCGCTCGGCCGCGAAACCACGCCCTGGGCCGATGGCGGGGCGGTACGGATGCGCACGCGGTGGGCCGACGACGGGACGACGGCGCTGCAAGTCGACCACTACCGCCCTGACGGCTCGCTCCTCGCCGTTGACCGGCGAGATGGCCCGGCGGTCGCTGGATCACCAAGCCGCAGAGTGACGCTCTTCGACCGCTCGGGAACTCCGGTGCGGGCGTGGCGGAGCATCT
Encoded here:
- a CDS encoding MFS transporter → MRPGSAAPAIAPRSWAMLAVMVFGQASTTVVTATPAFLIPYLHADQGMSLASAGMLAGAPHLGLVLTLIAWGALTDRVGERRVLLVGLSLTTLAVVASMAAQGFVWLGVALVASGAMSACINNASGRLITGWFPAEKRGLAMGIRQTCQPVGMAIAALAVPALANAFGIVGALAFGGALTLISLLACAVIVVDPMIPAKALAQASSNPYRESSALARIHAVSVLLVIPQFVLSSFGLVWFVIGFGWSELAAGALVAGAQLIGAAGRIAAGVWSDRASSRLRPIRLIALACAALLVISAAFGWADWAIPAAVAYVLVSCVSVADNGLAFTAVAEIAGPRWSGRALGAQNTGQFLASGLLPPLIGAMIASLGMPATLALVALAPLLAAPVLPSEELAHATAKRTVKAVR
- a CDS encoding YggS family pyridoxal phosphate-dependent enzyme, whose protein sequence is MSLTEAQPGYEGLADRLHAVQSGIADACRAAGRDASETTLIVVTKFHPASLVSALADLGVRDIGENRHQEAQAKAAELSGLDLNWHYIGQLQTKKARQAAQYASAIHSIDRARLVDALASADRTVDAFLQINLTDDPGRGGAAPSEIESLTEQMLGTPTLRLRGVMAVAPLEEAAASAFERLAGYSDRVRALAPEATAISAGMTHDYAEAIAAGATHLRIGSAITGNRPDAR
- a CDS encoding FtsQ-type POTRA domain-containing protein, which produces MKRPGGFDPGSNPEAERLAAEAREQREAEARAAEAREAAARDAAAREAAAREADAVAAARPADEQVTEDISSSLDLEKLRAVPDRVRSLLPKREPRDVDPVVAAEKRLRVAERQNKRRRKRETRRFTAESRRRRRRVLIVLATVAGLLLFVAVGAFTPIMSVRDVRVEGAASVDAEAVTAALAEFDGVPLALVDENDVLRALEPFPLIQRFAVERVPPQTLIVRIEEREPVVALQEGDVLRLYDAAGVVLGEVAERPEGVPLGSSAMRNTSSKGFLAASKVVRDMPAGLRAQLAEVNSVSGQDVTFQLTSGVEVFWGNPEETKRKSLVLETMLKSLGDRPVSHIDVSSTESPIFK
- a CDS encoding cell division protein SepF; this encodes MSNPLKKTMVFLGLAEEGLEEEPVVQAAPERDPAPAAQAAAKPSQAPRPAVAPLRRVTPVRNQAPQAMNEIFTVHPTAYRDAQVIAESFRDGIPVIMNLSRMSDEEAKRLIDFSSGLTLGLNGRIERVTSKVFLLTPEHIEVGSDEPQAEADGSFFVAPSA
- the murC gene encoding UDP-N-acetylmuramate--L-alanine ligase, translated to MIYPDLELEIPEDLGRVHFVGIGGAGMSAIAHMMHAAGVVVTGSDRGANYSTQALEAAGVRVAVGHAPENVGDADTLVVTGALSEDNPEYLRARERGIPVLHRSQALAWLARSKRLVAVAGAHGKTTSTGMLATALRGLGQDPSFVNGSVIAGIGAASAAGADDLFVIEADESDKSFLIYDTQVALITNVDPEHLDFFGSRENFMAAFVDFARGASDLLVISSDDPGALEVLETLRAEGTSAPVRTFGFADGADVRIVNVDTTARARVELEIAGERFTEQLGVFGRYNAVNAAGIVAVLTGLGFDPAESLRAVSAFTGTHRRFESHGEPGGVRLYDDYAHHPTEVAALLDSARSVAGEGKLVVVHQPHLFSRTRTFHREFAEAFAIADHTIVLEIDPVREAPDPATTGALVTESFADPSRASYIDSWDAAVAKAVELTSPGDLVLVVGAGNVYKIVPQLAAALSGAAEDSGRE
- the ftsZ gene encoding cell division protein FtsZ — its product is MAMNQNYLAVIKVVGVGGGGVNAVNRMIELGLRGVEFIAVNTDAQALLLSDADVKLDVGRELTRGLGAGADPEVGRRAAEDHAEEIEEALAGADMVFVTAGEGGGTGTGAAPVVARIAKSIGALTIGVVTRPFSFEGKRRAAQADAGVNTLREAVDTLIVVPNDRLLEISEPGISMIDAFAAADQVLLAGVQGITDLITTPGLINLDFADVKSVMQGAGSALMGIGSARGADRAIKAAELAVASPLLEASIEGAHGVLFSIQGSSNLALSEITEASTLVQDVVHPEANIIFGTVIDETLGDEVRVTVIAAGFDEEPNVQNRSAAADRGRRAGHVESIEEASAVSAALAGTGARATDAASADEPGEFGGALAHPPVEEQLRDPAFDGDDDDDLDIPAFLR
- a CDS encoding YggT family protein, which produces MEIVYIFTTVVRIALRLFVLLLWARFVLDWVTVLARGFRPKGILAIIVEAVYMITDPPIRMFRKILPPIRLGQVALDLGWFLTMFACIILLRIIPGWA
- a CDS encoding FtsW/RodA/SpoVE family cell cycle protein; this translates as MAARGGGAGSGKSVPPVAGTRISLGAGAKTGNNRTVALLWGITLFLTGIGLIMVLSASSVTSYTQDQGSLGGFTRQLVFAALGLPLMVFAATRKLDFWKRWAWWFFGAGLLLQALVFTPLGFAVGGNRNWLLIGNIQAQPSEALKLALVVWIGAVLLKKEKYLGQVSHELVPVIFPGALLALGLVLGGRDLGTVLIMAALVIGAMYFGGVSFKSLGIIIAGGVIATIFFVVTSENRMKRLFEHSGGESDYSGIGWQPQHGMWALANGGLFGVGLGGSKAKWNWLPAADNDYIFAIIGEELGFVGAMLVIALFIVLAVLMLRVISQARDRFGRAVVGGALVWIVGQAFVNIGVVIRIFPVLGVPLPLISSGGTALVSCLVTMGVVISVARDAKAYREELAEGVSVAR
- a CDS encoding UDP-N-acetylglucosamine--N-acetylmuramyl-(pentapeptide) pyrophosphoryl-undecaprenol N-acetylglucosamine transferase, whose amino-acid sequence is MTTYLLAGGGTAGHVNPLLALADRIRAREADAEIVVLGTQEGLEARLVPERGYELSTIARLPFPRRPNGYALTFPAKYFGAIREVRELIRARGVDVVVGFGGYASAPAYRAAAKEGIPSVIHEANAKPGMANKLGAKSTEFVGVTFAGTPIRHARVTGMPLRPEIEELDLGALRGEARAHFGFDPERPTLLVTGGSLGARAINRGISGSARAIVDAGVQVLHVWGGLTELEDPGVPGYQVIEYCDRMDLAFAACDLAISRAGSTTVSELSGLGVPAVFVPLSHGNGEQRANAAGVVGAGGALMVDDAELTPAWVTGTLLPLLADRDRLADMSARAKGAGALDGTAKLYDLVREALASR